From Oncorhynchus masou masou isolate Uvic2021 chromosome 7, UVic_Omas_1.1, whole genome shotgun sequence, one genomic window encodes:
- the LOC135543033 gene encoding cocaine- and amphetamine-regulated transcript protein-like, with translation MASILLLFLAASCCACLCLADSDTSLEFETRALEFPHKSQEEKDLIEALQEVLEKLKNKQMPLSEKKLGWLPSCDAGEQCAVRKGARVGTLCGCPRGTTCNFYVLKCL, from the exons ATGGCCAGCATTCTACTGCTTTTCCTCGCCGCCTCCTGCTGCGCATGTCTCTGTCTCGCTGACAGCGATACCTCGTTGGAGTTTGAGACTCGCGCTCTAGAGTTCCCCCACAAATCACAAGAAGAGAAGGATCTG ATTGAAGCTTTGCAAGAAGTTCTGGAGAAACTGAAGAACAAACAGATGCCGTTATCAGAAAAGAAGCTCGGCTGGCTGCCGTCG TGTGACGCAGGCGAGCAGTGCGCTGTTCGCAAGGGTGCGCGAGTCGGAACGCTGTGCGGATGTCCGCGTGGGACGACCTGCAACTTCTATGTCCTCAAGTGTTtgtaa
- the LOC135543407 gene encoding rab GTPase-activating protein 1-like produces the protein MMEEVSIRVAYDTHIIDQMTEEEILACLMAESIPKHTVPSKKATPRENQTQQQDDHVDRYQRENCQLQQDSLRLEQENDVLAHRLITSKISLRTDLDQAEDRVNELTKELLKTRKRLKNAEEEKRGKEEEAAQLKEVLRAKLDKAEPEVKRSSGIISDYKQICSQLTSRVERQQAAHREDLDKLRNAVLACSRCRQALDSPVMEGFGSTAPYQRSISTREPGQQRDQETEPDQQTTGTREQDQEKVCLSGQVTELEKELAQTKLQMVEAKCKIQELEHHKGVLQRDLQTARNSWLSKTVSSIRSAGGGLQSSSLPSGRASEQWGVLSRATPSQPGAPGDCHGPPGRTGGRRLTERWKGGERQQEDILRV, from the exons atgaTGGAAGAAGTGTCTATCAGGGTGGCATATGACACCCACATCATAGACCAGATGACCGAGGAGGAGATACTGGCCTGCCTGATGGCCGAGTCTATACCCAAACACACG GTTCCCAGTAAGAAGGCCACACCAAGAGAGAACCAGACGCAACAACAGGATGACCACGTAGATAGATACCAG AGGGAGAACTGTCAGCTGCAGCAGGACAGTCTGCGTCTAGAGCAGGAGAATGATGTTCTGGCCCACAGACTGATCACCAGCAAGATCTCCCTGAGGACTGACCTGGACCAG GCGGAGGACAGAGTGAATGAGCTGACCAAAGAGCTGCTGAAGACCAGAAAGAGATTAAAGAacgcagaggaggagaagagagggaaagaggaggaggctgCTCAG TTGAAGGAGGTGTTAAGGGCAAAGCTGGACAAGGCTGAACCAGAGGTGAAGAGGAGCTCAGGCATCATCTCAGACTACAAacag atCTGTTCCCAGCTGACCAGTCGGGTGGAGAGGCAGCAGGCGGCCCACAGAGAGGACCTGGACAAACTCAGG AATGCTGTGCTGGCATGTTCTCGCTGCCGACAGGCTCTAGATTCTCCTGTTATGGAAGGCTTCGGTTCCACAGCCCCGTACCAGAGAAGTATCAGCACCAGAGAACCAGGCCAGCAGAGAGACCAGGAAACAGAACCAGACCAGCAGACGACTGGTACCAGGGAACAAGACCAGGAGAAGGTGTGTCTGAGTGGCCAGGTCACAGAGCTGGAGAAGGAGCTGGCCCAGACTAAACTACAGATGGTGGAGGCCAAGTGCAAGATCCAG GAGCTGGAACACCATAAGGGGGTGCTGCAACGTGATCTCCAGACAGCTAGGAACAGCTGGCTCAGTAAGACTGTGAGCTCCATACGGTCAGCCGGAGGGGGTCTGCAGAGCAGCAGCCTACCCAGTGGGAGAGCCTCAGAGCAATGGGGCGTTCTCTCCAGGGCCACCCCCTCTCAGCCTGGAGCTCCAGGTGACTGTCATGGGCCCCCAGGAAGGACCGGGGGGAGAcgtctgacagagagatggaagggaggggagagacagcaaGAGGACATACTGAGAGTATAG